A section of the Candidatus Bathyarchaeota archaeon genome encodes:
- a CDS encoding DMT family transporter, which produces MEDKPGFPPNVALLASIISVSTASILIRMSGAPPLAIATYRLVFSTFILLPFYVRSGGFNRLLASSFRDLLSLATVGVVLAIHFGSWITSLSLTSVASSVLFVHVDPIFVAVVSHFYLKERIARGTLVGITLAFLGASTIAFSDAGVSDVSLLGDFLALIGALMLGFYILAGRRLRQSLNLVSYVTPVYAFSAVTLALASLAGGTSLWPYPQKELLLFLMIALVPMIFGHTVYNWTLKWLSAPLVSISLLGEPVGATILAYIFFDEVPSILALSGGALILLGICLCVRSAR; this is translated from the coding sequence GTGGAGGATAAGCCTGGCTTCCCCCCTAACGTTGCTCTTCTGGCTAGCATCATATCTGTCTCAACGGCATCGATCCTCATAAGAATGAGTGGTGCCCCCCCCCTCGCTATTGCTACCTACCGCCTCGTCTTCTCGACCTTCATCCTACTCCCCTTCTACGTCCGATCTGGGGGGTTCAATCGTCTGTTAGCATCCAGCTTCAGGGATCTTCTGTCTCTTGCTACGGTAGGTGTTGTCCTGGCCATCCACTTTGGCTCCTGGATCACGAGCCTCAGCCTAACCTCAGTGGCGAGCTCGGTGCTCTTTGTCCACGTTGATCCTATCTTCGTGGCGGTAGTATCTCACTTTTACCTCAAGGAGAGAATCGCGCGGGGGACTCTGGTAGGAATAACCCTGGCGTTTTTAGGCGCATCGACTATTGCCTTTAGCGACGCAGGTGTCAGTGATGTAAGCCTTCTAGGTGACTTTCTCGCGTTGATTGGGGCACTCATGCTGGGGTTCTACATTCTTGCTGGGAGGAGATTGCGCCAAAGCCTCAACTTGGTAAGCTATGTGACGCCTGTCTACGCCTTTTCTGCTGTAACTCTTGCCCTGGCGAGCCTAGCAGGCGGGACTAGCCTCTGGCCTTATCCCCAAAAAGAGCTCCTCCTGTTTCTCATGATTGCTCTCGTTCCCATGATTTTCGGTCATACCGTCTACAACTGGACCCTGAAATGGCTCTCCGCCCCCCTGGTATCCATCAGCCTTCTGGGGGAGCCGGTGGGGGCCACGATCCTAGCCTATATTTTTTTCGATGAGGTCCCCTCGATTCTCGCTCTTTCCGGGGGGGCGCTTATACTTCTAGGAATCTGTCTATGTGTCCGCAGCGCGCGCTAA
- the pheT gene encoding phenylalanine--tRNA ligase subunit beta — MPVITVNMKDLQELLGKKVTTVELKDRLPMMGTGWDGETDEGFNLEVFPNRPDLLSLEGLARAYSTFTGLKRGLKRYAVTDSGYRVTVENKVEGIRPWFVTAVVKDVELNDSLLRSIIQMQEKLHITHGRRRRKVAIGLHNMESVEFPITYTTKPPGFKFRPLGERFEKDLTQILTEMQKGLEYAWIVDGFEEYPMILDKNGMVLSMPPIINGESTRLSETTREIFVDVTGTDLKAITEVLNIIVTTFADRGATVYTVENHYPDGTVLKTPDLRPKTMALNIDYVNGTLGMEYTPEEVTVLLAGMGHDAQTGETITVEYPCYRTDIMHPMDLVEDVAISYGYDKFVPEIPEIATEAGEERLEVFSRGIRNFLVGFGFQEVVTFMMTSPEKLFHRMTLPVEPIVETSNPKMEGYTCIRNSLLPGLMEVLASNKHHSHPQNIYEVDDAVLLDPSTATGARSEKRLALALCHARANFSEVKAVLNSILKNLAVEAEIEEGGLDCFIEGRRFIATVDGEPLCWAGEVKPESIEAWDLEIPVAALEMNVEKLFKLTMA, encoded by the coding sequence ATGCCTGTAATAACAGTCAATATGAAAGACCTCCAAGAGCTCCTAGGAAAGAAGGTCACTACCGTAGAGCTGAAGGATAGGCTCCCTATGATGGGAACTGGGTGGGATGGGGAGACCGATGAAGGGTTCAACCTTGAGGTATTTCCCAACAGGCCGGACCTCCTTTCCCTCGAGGGACTCGCTCGGGCCTACTCAACATTCACCGGTCTCAAGAGAGGACTTAAACGATATGCTGTAACGGACTCTGGATACCGTGTCACAGTGGAAAATAAGGTGGAGGGCATCCGACCTTGGTTCGTCACCGCAGTGGTGAAGGACGTGGAGTTAAACGACTCTCTCCTAAGGAGCATCATCCAAATGCAGGAAAAGCTCCACATCACCCACGGCCGCAGGCGCAGGAAGGTCGCCATTGGCCTCCACAATATGGAGTCCGTCGAGTTCCCTATCACGTATACCACTAAACCTCCTGGCTTCAAATTCAGGCCTCTAGGAGAGAGGTTTGAGAAGGACCTCACCCAGATCCTCACTGAGATGCAAAAGGGCCTGGAGTACGCATGGATAGTGGATGGCTTTGAGGAGTATCCCATGATCTTAGACAAGAATGGGATGGTCCTTAGCATGCCTCCTATCATCAACGGGGAGTCCACCCGCCTCAGTGAGACGACCCGGGAGATCTTCGTCGACGTCACTGGCACCGATCTCAAGGCAATCACAGAGGTCCTCAACATTATCGTTACCACCTTCGCAGACCGGGGAGCCACGGTCTACACCGTCGAGAACCATTATCCTGACGGAACTGTGCTTAAAACCCCGGATCTCAGGCCTAAGACCATGGCTCTGAATATTGATTACGTGAACGGCACCCTAGGTATGGAGTACACCCCGGAGGAGGTTACCGTTCTCCTCGCGGGAATGGGCCACGATGCCCAGACAGGGGAGACCATCACCGTGGAGTACCCCTGTTACAGAACTGATATTATGCATCCCATGGACCTCGTCGAGGACGTTGCCATCTCCTATGGATATGACAAGTTCGTCCCCGAGATCCCCGAGATCGCTACAGAGGCTGGGGAAGAACGACTGGAGGTCTTCAGCAGAGGGATCAGGAACTTCCTAGTCGGCTTCGGCTTCCAAGAGGTTGTCACCTTCATGATGACCAGCCCCGAGAAGCTCTTCCATCGCATGACCCTACCCGTAGAACCCATCGTGGAGACCTCGAACCCAAAGATGGAGGGATACACTTGCATCAGGAATAGTCTTCTCCCCGGACTCATGGAGGTCCTCGCCTCTAACAAGCATCACTCCCACCCCCAGAATATCTATGAGGTCGACGACGCTGTCCTTCTAGACCCCTCCACGGCGACCGGAGCAAGGTCCGAGAAGAGGCTAGCCTTGGCGCTTTGCCATGCCCGGGCCAACTTCTCCGAGGTCAAAGCAGTCCTCAACAGCATCCTCAAGAATCTTGCTGTTGAGGCCGAGATCGAGGAGGGTGGTCTTGACTGCTTCATAGAGGGAAGGCGGTTCATCGCTACGGTAGATGGGGAGCCTTTATGCTGGGCTGGTGAAGTGAAGCCTGAATCTATCGAGGCTTGGGATCTTGAAATCCCCGTAGCAGCCCTCGAGATGAACGTGGAAAAGCTTTTCAAGCTTACCATGGCCTGA